DNA from Chloroflexota bacterium:
CGAGCGCGAGATCGCGTACATCGTCGACGAGTGCCACGCGGACGCCGTGTCCATCGGGGCCGTGGAAGCGGCGGAATACACGCGTTTGAGCTGGGAAGAGCGCCGGGAGCTGATCCGCGCGGCCGTCCAAGCGGTGGATCGCCGCATCCCGACCATCGCGGGATGCTCGCACCAGAACCCGGTCATGGTGGGACAGATGGCCGAGTTCGCCGCGTCTGTCGGTGCAGACATGATCCAGGTGCTGATTCCCAATCGCCCCTGGGGAGGCAATCCCGAGCCGAACGAGCTGGTCGACTTCTTCACGGAGGTGGCGGTCCGAAGCCCGCTCCCCATCGTCGCCTACCACAATCCGGGCCCCGGCGCTGACCCGGACTTCACCACGTTCGTGAAGCTCAGCACCAACGCGAAGATTCACTACTTCAAAGAGAGCTCCCGCGATACCCGCAAGATCGCGCGTATGTGCGAAGAGATCGATCGCGCGGGGAACGCTGGCTACTTCACCACGATGCAGCCGCTCCTCATGACCTTGATGATGGGAGGGTCCGGCGCCACGATGCCGCCGCCCGGCGCGAAGATCGGCGCGATGGTCGTGAAGGCGTTCCGCGAGGGCGATCCCGACGGCGCGCGGCACTGGCAGCGCCTCTACGCCGCGTTCCCGAGCAAGTGGCCTTCGTACGGCCTGCCGCCGGTCATGAAGGCCGCGATGCAGGAGATCGGAGTCGACCTCGGGCACCCATCGCGTCCGTACCTCCCGGTGACCCCATCCGATCGACTGCAGATCCGGGAGCTCCTGCGCGAGGCGCAGATCCTGTAGGCGACGGTCATGCGCGACGCCGCCGATTCCGGCACAATCGAACCGACGATGAAACGGGAGGGGAGATGAGCGACATTCACGAGCGGGCCGCGCGCGAGCTGCGGGCCGTCGTCGACAGATTTGCCGCGGGCGAGGCTGAGGTCGTGCGGGCCTATGCCCAGGCGCCCCACTCGATGGAGGAAAACGTCGACGTCCTGCTGCGCCAGATGGGGCGCGAGGTCCAGCGCAAGAAATGGATGGACCGATTCCACGATCTCGCCGCCGAGATGGAGCGCAGCGTCGACCGGCACACCTATGCCGAGATCCTCGAGCAGATGTCCGAGGAGACCGCGCACTACGTGCTGCTGGCGGACCTCGTGGAGGAGCTGATCGGTCGGAAGTTGACGCCGGACGAGGCGCTCAAATACGAGGTCTTCACGCGATACGAGGTTGGCCGCCCGTTCGAGCAAACGTACCACCCGCTCCTGCCCGAAGCCAATCGCCTCATCGACGTGGCGTGG
Protein-coding regions in this window:
- a CDS encoding dihydrodipicolinate synthase family protein, translated to MGERDDRLTGIICACLTPFDRENRIDFEALEREIAYIVDECHADAVSIGAVEAAEYTRLSWEERRELIRAAVQAVDRRIPTIAGCSHQNPVMVGQMAEFAASVGADMIQVLIPNRPWGGNPEPNELVDFFTEVAVRSPLPIVAYHNPGPGADPDFTTFVKLSTNAKIHYFKESSRDTRKIARMCEEIDRAGNAGYFTTMQPLLMTLMMGGSGATMPPPGAKIGAMVVKAFREGDPDGARHWQRLYAAFPSKWPSYGLPPVMKAAMQEIGVDLGHPSRPYLPVTPSDRLQIRELLREAQIL